The DNA region AAATCTGTTCTCAGTTTATggtatatgtacatgaattaCCAATGGTATCAGGGTTGGTAATGAGTATGACTTGCCAGaagggtttttttaaatgaaattttcaaatttcaatcaATGAGTTGTTTTCAATTGCAGGACCTTGCCTTCAAGATTGACTTGTTGGAGGAGCTATTTGAGAGTGTGATAAAGTCTTTATCCATGAAAACAGCATGTCTGGCGTACGTTAGTTTGACCAAGGTTTACAAAAATGTGACAGAAGGGGGGGAATATTACGTTTGTTATGCTGGTGAGGTAAGGACTACAGAtaacaacatttttaattactatgcaagaatttttcaaatatttttgtacacGTTTCTGTTCATGGATAAAATTAAGCTGAAAGTTGACTTTCAATGTATTGTTAaatgtaccggtatatgtacAGTACAATTTATGTTACTTCTAAAAATAGGCTCAGAAACTCTGGACATAGAAATACGTAACtgctatttatattaattatctTACAATTTTGTTCAATAAAGTGTGTTCTCTGCTTCTTTTcagttcatatatttttaattaaatttttttttgcagaacTGTAATATAGGCGAGAAGTTTATTTCCTCTCTTCTGAAAATGTCTGAAGCTTTCTTAAAGATGCACATCCACCAAGTGATTAACACTGAGAACTGGGATCTACTTCCTAAGGATTTCCAAACACACCTACTAGCAAGTATGTTAAATTCTCTTGAGGGCAGAAAATATTTCTCATTCTTTGAACTTTATAAACATTCGTAACATTCAAAGTCTAGTGTTTGGCTCATGGGAATGAGATTTGCTTTGTGCATGTAGATGTATAAGCTTgcaaattaaaatcttttttagcTTCCAATTTCGTATGGGTGGAAGGGTTTTCAAAAAGCAGGAAAGCACCTCCAAAACTTACCAGTATGCAGGAGGTAGgagttttcattcttttttcagGAGGAACACAGCAAGATTCCATAGATGATGAAAATTGAGTgcattttgcaaaatattggggttgtttggattaaaaaaaaagtctagtacatgtagtaaattaagctgaaagatttttatagataattTCTTTTACAGAAATCCAGTCCTCATAGTGAAAAGCAAGGTGCTTCCCAGAAATCAGTGACTGACAAGAACATGGCCACATCATTAACCAGTGTTGGTAGAGACTCTTCCAGGAGACAGGTCATGAGACCCCAAAAACCACTccctaaaaaaacaaaccagaAACTTACCTCTACAAGCACAAAGGATGGCCAACTGAAACAAAGACTCAGTCCACGTGGAAGTGTAGAGAGCATCTCTTCAAGAGGAAGTGTCTCTACTAGAGGGAGTCAGTCCTCTACCAGAGCAAGTCCTACAGAGTTTGGGCCAGTGGTAGGCAATGGCATTTTGCTGGCTGATATTCCGTTAGAACCAGTCGATGATGGAGTGGCTCAAAGAGCCATTTTACCACCATCTATACACTCTATAGAACAATTACAACCAATTCTTGTATGGGAACAAGTGACTCAAAAtaactaaaaaaattataccaTTATTTGGATTTTTACCTTCTACCAGTACTTATGAATATTCAAATATAATAGGGCATAGTTTTGATGGGTATTATTTTAAGCTACCTGATGATCCATTTAGTAGCTATTTTGATGAGCATTTGTTGATCTGTTCACTTTCATTCTTTTGAATTACATGATCAAACTTAGCTGGACACATTGTCTCAATCCATGAATGAGAGAATCATGCTGtttttcagaatttttgttgaaaatgaaacaatatgATTACCTCTGAAACAAGAATTCAAGGTAACATTTGGTGGATTTTTAGCTCTTTTAAATAACAGGGTAAGATTCGAGACTTTCTTGTGATAAACTTATCTTTAGCAGTTACATGTAAAAGAAACTGTGTGAAATACAGTAGTTGAATTCCTTTAAAAATGAAGCAGATTacttattcaaaattgaaaaaaagctTTGTGTTTTAggtataaaattgttaataataGCTACCATGGATTTCATGACATACTTGTCTATTTTGAATACACAATAAACTTGTCTGAACACTGCTGTAAAAACTAAATTTCATATAATAGAAATTTGCAAGAATGATCTAGTTTTGGATATTGCTCTCTGTGAACCAGCCTTTAGTATTGCAGATAAATGAGTCGCTGTGGACTGGTTGACCAGTGGTAAATTTCTTATtgaagttggtttacagtatgtgTTTGTGTTGTCACCGTTGTGCAAACTTTACTGTGAACTGCACCGAATTTTGTATGCGATGAAAATCTGTTTATATATTGtgaaatgtacattttatattgcatttatCTACAGTTACATTATATCAGGTATGTTTCTTTTCCTAAGTCTTAAAGTCGTCTATGGAAGTAAATTGCAGTTTATGGTGATTACTATGATTAAGAAATGTGATTTCTAGTTTATTGATATTTCtcaaatcacaattttttttatagctaTGTTTGTTAAATGATAAAAGATTTAGCTGTAATTTACAACCGACAGGCAGGTGAAAACTACATGTGACAAAATTGTTAATCATAGTTCAGATCCTGCCATATGAAAAACTACGCTAGTCAAGGGGCCAACTTTTCTAGGATGAAGTTTGTAAAATTGATGGAACCCACGATCGCATAGCTTTTATACAAGTATCCAAGACCTTAGATTTAAACTGTTAAATTTCAGCAACCAATTTCCCAATAAAGCTATGACAAGTGTTCTTTTTAAGCAGATTAAAACAAGGACAATGAATAAAATGTCTAAAGTAAGTCTACTACGATTGATGTTGTTTGACtttaaattgtacatttattcGTATTTGAATGCAATTCGGCTTTTTTtcttacagtttttttttcaccagAAAGGGTTGCAATTTGAAAAGCTTGTTGATTTGATAAAGCATTTTCATCTAAAATGCAAAcacaattatttcatttatatgccTGTATTTGAgcaatacattgtatttgatatagtacaattttatgtataaatatgtgTATTTCATTGCTCTCAAAAAGAGGCAAGAattctagatttttttaaagaattctgTTGATACTTTTGTTTAAGAATATCTGTGatatcatttgttttgttaaattgtttgagGTTATTTTTCCTTTACAGAATGAAACttttacaagtatttttttttttttcgaaaccTCTTTTATGCagaataaaacatataaatctGCCATCAGCGTTGTTTCTTAAACCATGCGGTGGAATTAACCGCATGGTACCGATCATCAGATCAACGCTTAGGTTAGCTATTTCACCAGGTTATAAGGCATTAGACTCTACAGTTTCattaataaatcatatattaCATAAATGAATAGAGAGCTTTAGACTGGAGGCGCTTCTGTAGTGTGGTCAGTTCCTCTGATCCCCCACCAGGGAACACACATGCGGCCGTCAGTAAATTTCCAGTAACTCTGATCTATAATAATCAGGTAATTAAtcctttttttccttttactTTTAACCTGAATTACCGGTGAGTACGAAAAAAATCCCTGTTGAGATAATATCACGAATAGTCGTGTTGAAAACCAAGAGAAGTTAAGATGGTAAATATCGTTTTATTTCTTTCGTCAGGTCTGTAGATTTTATAGGGACATATGAATTATTTTACGAAATATACCTCAAAACTATAACTTATCTCTTGTTTTAATGAACTTTTATAGTATAAtactttaatttgatttaagaaTTTTCTTCTGAAATCTTGATGTGACGGTATATCGTTGAAGTTTTGACCCTTTTAAGCTTATATTGAACTGcattaaattgcattaaaatcaaattgcAGTAGAATAAGGGTACTAATTTTGGCTTTCCGTTATTTGTTACAGCGAAAAAGAGcactacaaaaatcaaacacatTATTTCTAATAAGATTGTGTCCATTAATTAATTGGCgctttatttattttcacatgttaaagggacttggatacgatttgagatcaaatttttattttttatttttatgtataaaatggtttgcttgtgcattttgaattatgaaacaaaatataaatgttagaTGTCAAGTGTCTAGCGAGATACAGACATAAGAATTCATTGCtaagtaaacaaagctcgagtcttatatttgtttacaaataatataaagtaaagaaattaccatttatttgacaaaatgacttgtggcaaacaagataaactgattcaatgtgttcataaataatattatcaacaaaagaaagcactttttcattgaaacttataacaatacaacacatatttaaacaataacaagactcaagctttgtttacaaaacaaagaatttcaaactctgtatcttgcttgtaactcaatatttgactttaaaattttgaggAAGCAAGAACGATATCCATATcaaccattctaaacattaaaaatggaaaaataaattttgaaaaatttaagctCAAAatgtgtctaagtccctttaagttATCATATGGATTATTTTTCAGGTTCTGAATGTAAAGGATCTCTTGGCAAGTCCCGCGAGACGGATGACTTATTTGGAGCCCAAGTGTAAGTAGTACTGTTACTAATCCATGCTTGGACCTTACGTCTTACGTCTCAGCTGAAATATAGCCTATATTTACGAGtgatgcaggcacgtagcagaCACTTTTTGGCGTGGGAAAGATTTTATTTgatgtttatataaaaatatgaattaacatggagcccccccccccccccacttttattGGGCCATATAAAAAACTgatttgaaaataaggaaagaaacaaaattgaagttataggtATACGTCGAtactttgccccccccccccctcccacacaGACACACACTTTTAAAAACGAtactacgtgcctgtgatgtagCACATGTCTTAGACAGGTTTTTACAGAAGAAAAACATCAATGTGATTTACTTTATGATCTATAAATTTACAACGAGGATACTTTTCTTGAAAGAGGATAAAATGACGAATACTCGTGTTAAACGGAGGGTATGCTATGGGGGTCAAGACTTGATTTCGATAATTTTACTGTgataataaaatcaattataattGAGCCCCAGACCCATTCTAGATCCGTGCCTGCATACATATTTATCTTTAACAAAACTAATGCATATATAGAATAtcgtattttataaatattttaatattaaagaaatagGGATTGAGCACAAAAGCATGGGCGTGATAAAATCACATAgtaactttattatttttttacacgGGTCTTATAGCTCACCCGTAAGTGTACTGTCTGCCACACACGTTTACTTCATTGAtcaggtatttttttttgtacatatgCCTTATAGTTCACCCGTACATGTACTGTCCGCCACACGCCATTACTccattcatttacatgtattttatttttctgtacaCAGGCCTTATAGCTCACCCGTACGTGTACTGCCCGCCGTACAAGGAAGAGGATGATGCATGGGGACTCCTTCTTCTGCTTGGCCTCGTTTTGATACTAGGCGAGAAATTTGCTACTGATGGTACAAATCTTGTGAACGACATAGCGAAAACCACTGCAACCACACTGATAGGGACCCCTGGTCCAATCAGCATTTTACTACCGCcgattctttttaattaaaatcaacgcATGTGTTACAAATTTCTGTTGttatttcagtgaatttattagTGATATTTAGATTAAGCGAGAAGAATTGCTTTATTTTGGATTCTATTTGGTATAGAGTGCGCAAGCTTCACTTTATGCGTAGGTTTACTAAAGCTGACATAGCAGAGCGAATAAGTATCTACCGTATATTAGCATAATAAAATGatgagataattttttttaattgtgtcgGTAGGATATGCCTCTTTCTCTAAACAAAAGTAATTTATCAAACGCATATGCATGATGGCATCCTATCGTGTGTTCCTTTTGTAAAGTTGACCTCACAGgcactttaattttttgttatcgTGCTGTAAAGAAATtccataaaaatttaattcaaacagATATTTTTCTTGTACcgtataatattttgttttccgatcggattttaaaatcatgtatAGGATTTTTGTTCAACCTAtcagaattaaaattttataggaACTTCTTTATCGATAATTGCGACAGGAAAGTTTAcatatcatatttgaaaaatgttttccaGTGAGAAatttttaatctatatattctatAAAGGTAAATAATTCATAGAGTATATATTTCAAAGAGCTTAGATTCATCAATAAAAGCATGTTTATAATTAACTCTTTCAACAACGACACCGGTATGTCTAGTTTATTGCAGTTTCATTGATTTTCTCGTGGAATTTGTAGACATGGGAGAACTAACGTGATACTGGCATAAACAGTGCAGTGATTTTTGTTACATTTCATCATAAGAACACATTTACATGCACGTCTAGTATTTTATTTGATTCTGAGAGAAACACTCTTGGAAAACACACTGTAGTCCTCCAAGTCATGGTACTGACAAGACACCGGTGAATTCTAGTATTTACGCAGTCgctgtttacattttttatgaagAAGTTTTCAGTTATATTGGTTATCATTTCACAATAAACAGAATGCAGATGTGAGTTTTAATCCCGAGTCGATACAAAACGCTAATTTGGACCTGGCCCGGGACCAGGCCCTGGGTCAGGGCCGGGGTTAGGGCCGGGTATGATGGTGTCCATAATTTCTACGATGATTGGTGTGGACGACTGCCAAGGAATACAAAGcagataaaatataaacagtaacaagagtttttttctctctttgtcGACTCTATCGCACTGTTGATAAACGCCATTTACCAAACCTGCAAATATCGAATACATGTgcatatagtatatatatactgtGGTGGTCTAGCggtatttgaaataaataattgtcAAAGTTTACTCTTTGCGattcatcaaaacaaaatttgtacattaCAAGATGCACCAAAAACCGTTTGCATTCGCTTATTGATTCGGACACAATGAACAATGTAATGATCAGCAAATACCTTATAAGTTAAGGATAACTTTAATAAGAGTAAAATCATGTCTTAGTTTAATGGAAGGCAAATACTATTTAACACAGCAACACTCTTTATCGATAATTAACATATAAAACATCAATGTATGAAGAGAACAAAAGCGGTGACATGTCGGCACCTTGGCAAACATCTACTTTACACAAGATTTATATCGTCAGTACCGATCCGATCATAAATACTACAT from Crassostrea angulata isolate pt1a10 chromosome 7, ASM2561291v2, whole genome shotgun sequence includes:
- the LOC128157023 gene encoding uncharacterized protein LOC128157023, with protein sequence MSKRALDWRRFCSVVSSSDPPPGNTHAAVSKFPVTLIYNNQVLNVKDLLASPARRMTYLEPKCLIAHPYVYCPPYKEEDDAWGLLLLLGLVLILGEKFATDGTNLVNDIAKTTATTLIGTPGPISILLPPILFN